The proteins below come from a single Prolixibacter sp. NT017 genomic window:
- a CDS encoding aspartate-semialdehyde dehydrogenase gives MKVAIVGVSGAVGQEFLRVLAERNFPMDELVLFGSARSAGRTYEFKGKKLVVKELKEGDDFKDIDIALTSAGASTSKAFEETITKHGTVMIDNSSAFRMDIDVPLVVPEVNPEDCKNMPRRIIANPNCTTIQMVVALKAIEKLSHITRVHIATYQSASGAGASGMAELEEQTKEVANNQDPTVEKFQYQLVNNVIPHIDVFLDNDYTKEEMKMYNETRKIMHSDVQVSATAVRVPVMRSHSEAIWVETEKEISVDAAHRAFEEAEGIVVIDNPAEKKYPMPLYLSGKDEVFVGRIRKDISNPKGLTFWTVSDQILKGAALNAVQIAEYLVQEGIVK, from the coding sequence ATGAAAGTAGCAATTGTTGGTGTTAGTGGTGCTGTTGGACAGGAGTTCCTTCGAGTACTTGCCGAGCGGAATTTTCCGATGGATGAACTGGTGTTATTTGGCTCTGCCCGGAGTGCAGGCCGGACCTATGAATTTAAGGGCAAGAAACTGGTGGTAAAGGAACTGAAAGAAGGCGACGATTTTAAAGACATCGATATTGCGCTTACATCTGCCGGGGCCAGCACTTCCAAGGCTTTCGAAGAAACGATTACCAAGCACGGAACGGTGATGATTGACAACTCCAGCGCGTTCCGTATGGATATTGACGTACCGTTAGTTGTTCCGGAAGTCAATCCGGAAGATTGTAAAAATATGCCTCGCCGGATTATCGCCAACCCGAACTGTACGACTATTCAGATGGTGGTAGCGCTGAAAGCGATTGAAAAACTGTCGCATATTACCCGGGTTCACATTGCCACTTACCAGAGCGCCAGTGGTGCGGGTGCATCGGGCATGGCCGAACTGGAAGAGCAGACCAAAGAGGTGGCCAATAACCAGGATCCAACGGTGGAGAAATTCCAGTACCAACTGGTCAACAACGTGATTCCGCACATCGACGTTTTCCTCGACAATGACTACACCAAGGAAGAGATGAAGATGTACAACGAAACGCGGAAGATTATGCACTCCGACGTGCAGGTTAGCGCCACCGCTGTCCGTGTGCCGGTTATGCGTTCTCACTCCGAAGCGATCTGGGTGGAAACCGAAAAGGAAATTTCAGTTGATGCCGCACACAGAGCTTTCGAAGAAGCTGAAGGAATTGTTGTTATCGACAATCCGGCGGAGAAGAAATACCCAATGCCTTTATACCTTTCGGGAAAAGACGAAGTATTTGTGGGCCGTATCCGGAAGGATATCAGCAACCCGAAAGGCCTTACCTTCTGGACGGTTTCCGACCAGATTCTAAAGGGTGCAGCACTGAATGCAGTTCAAATTGCTGAATATTTGGTTCAAGAAGGCATTGTTAAATGA
- a CDS encoding 4Fe-4S binding protein encodes MKLSILKKIRVVLALFFFLLLSAVFIDFRGTFGETFYQWAVSLQFVPALMKTITVAGVVAWGLIAVLALTLLFGRVYCSAICPLGIMQDVVSWFSRKVKKKHRYKFRKAWTITRYSILGVLLLVVLFGGITLLTVLDPYSLFGRIASYLFKPIVVWLNNLGAAALSSADVYSILYQYDLAPVQLTVLGTTLLFFILVIVMSFNRGRLYCNSVCPVGTVLGFLSKYSLFKIELDHDTCTKCGKCMRVCKAECISIKTQTIDYSRCVACYNCIDTCPEDAAVYRISRKGRKEKPVELKPVDMMVAQPKGPQMSKRSFLFTAGAGMAAVAGLASVEKVQAAAVAQKDSTTVHTSNGGKIPENKQFAVSPPGSESIERFNDICTGCSLCVSACPSKVLQPSFLEYGLAGMLQPHMDFQAGLCNFDCTTCGEVCPTGAIKPLTVEQKHVTQIGKAHFIKANCIVETDGTDCGACSEHCPTKAVHMVPYGDLVIPEVTEDICVGCGACEHACPVTPHKAIYVDGNPEHLEAKKPETEKAKSDLKEDEFPF; translated from the coding sequence ATGAAACTATCTATATTAAAAAAAATCAGGGTCGTGCTGGCCCTGTTCTTTTTTCTGTTACTCTCGGCTGTATTCATTGATTTCCGGGGCACTTTCGGTGAAACCTTTTATCAATGGGCAGTGTCGCTACAATTTGTGCCGGCTTTAATGAAGACGATTACCGTTGCCGGTGTGGTTGCCTGGGGATTGATTGCTGTGTTGGCTTTGACTCTCCTGTTCGGCCGGGTGTACTGTTCCGCGATTTGTCCCCTGGGAATTATGCAGGATGTGGTTTCCTGGTTTTCCCGGAAGGTAAAGAAAAAACACCGCTACAAATTTCGAAAGGCATGGACCATTACACGGTACTCCATCCTGGGAGTGTTGTTGTTGGTCGTTCTCTTCGGAGGAATCACCTTGCTGACGGTGCTCGATCCGTATAGTCTGTTCGGACGGATTGCATCCTACCTGTTCAAGCCCATTGTCGTTTGGCTGAATAACCTGGGCGCAGCCGCACTTTCGTCCGCCGATGTGTATTCGATTCTGTATCAGTACGACCTGGCGCCGGTACAGTTGACTGTCCTCGGAACTACCTTGCTGTTCTTCATCCTGGTGATTGTGATGTCATTTAACCGGGGGCGTCTTTATTGTAATAGCGTTTGTCCCGTGGGGACCGTGTTGGGTTTTCTGTCGAAATATTCCCTTTTCAAGATTGAGTTGGATCACGATACTTGTACGAAATGCGGCAAGTGCATGCGTGTTTGCAAAGCAGAATGCATCAGTATCAAAACGCAAACAATTGACTACAGTCGCTGTGTTGCCTGTTATAACTGTATCGATACCTGTCCGGAAGATGCAGCCGTTTACCGGATTTCCCGGAAGGGGAGAAAAGAAAAGCCGGTTGAATTGAAACCGGTGGATATGATGGTTGCCCAACCGAAAGGACCGCAAATGAGTAAGCGGAGTTTCCTCTTCACGGCCGGAGCCGGAATGGCTGCTGTAGCTGGGTTGGCTTCGGTGGAGAAGGTGCAGGCAGCAGCCGTCGCTCAGAAAGATTCAACTACCGTTCATACCAGCAACGGAGGGAAGATTCCGGAAAACAAGCAATTTGCTGTTTCACCTCCCGGCTCGGAAAGTATTGAACGTTTTAACGACATTTGTACCGGCTGCTCGCTTTGTGTAAGTGCTTGTCCCAGCAAGGTGTTGCAGCCATCGTTCTTGGAATATGGTCTGGCTGGTATGTTGCAGCCGCACATGGATTTCCAGGCCGGTTTGTGCAACTTCGATTGTACGACGTGTGGCGAGGTTTGCCCAACAGGTGCCATCAAGCCACTGACGGTGGAGCAAAAACACGTGACTCAAATCGGGAAAGCGCATTTCATCAAGGCGAATTGCATCGTAGAAACCGACGGAACTGACTGCGGTGCTTGTTCGGAGCATTGTCCTACCAAAGCGGTGCACATGGTTCCTTATGGCGATTTGGTTATTCCCGAAGTAACGGAAGATATTTGTGTGGGATGTGGTGCCTGCGAACATGCCTGTCCGGTTACCCCACATAAAGCCATTTATGTGGATGGAAATCCGGAGCATCTGGAGGCGAAGAAGCCGGAAACCGAAAAAGCAAAATCGGATTTGAAGGAGGACGAATTCCCCTTCTAA
- a CDS encoding citrate synthase produces the protein MNTDDLKFKGFTDKLSSSIEQNSHIETQLFEKFNVKRGLRNADHTGVLVGLTRIGDVVGYRKSNEGTLVAVDGHLFYRGINIYDLVKGFQAEGRHGFDETIYLLLTGDLPNKPELTEFSAYMAAKRTLPEKLKNSLLSLHGKNIMNILARSVLVLYNYDDDAEDTTTPQLIKQSLSLIAKFPTVIAYAYHNYVHQFKGATLSIRHPKRELTTAENLLYLLKGSGNYTALDADVLDLALVLHAEHGGGNNSTFTIRVTSSSGTDTYSSVASAIASLKGPLHGGANLEVMKMMDHLKKEIHDWKDEEEIKSYLMRILRKEAYNGTGKIYGIGHAVYTVSDPRAVLLKEKARELAIEKGLTEEFDFYERIELLGIQTFMEYKGAKVNKTVCANVDFYSGFVYSMIGLPKEIYTPLFAMSRMAGWTAHRIEELNFEQRRIIRPAYKNVMDPRTYQPLLERK, from the coding sequence ATGAACACTGATGACTTAAAATTTAAAGGATTCACCGACAAACTTTCGTCCTCTATCGAGCAAAACAGTCATATCGAGACTCAATTGTTTGAGAAATTTAATGTAAAACGGGGCCTGCGGAATGCTGACCATACCGGCGTACTGGTCGGACTGACCCGCATTGGCGATGTTGTGGGCTATCGGAAAAGCAATGAGGGAACATTGGTAGCGGTTGATGGCCATCTGTTTTACCGGGGAATTAACATTTACGACCTGGTTAAAGGGTTCCAGGCTGAAGGCAGGCATGGTTTTGACGAAACTATTTACCTGTTGCTTACTGGCGACCTTCCTAACAAACCCGAATTGACTGAGTTCTCAGCCTACATGGCGGCAAAACGCACCTTGCCTGAAAAACTGAAAAATTCGCTACTCAGCCTGCACGGGAAAAACATCATGAACATTCTCGCTCGTTCGGTACTAGTCCTTTATAATTACGATGATGATGCTGAAGATACCACTACACCACAATTAATTAAACAGTCTCTCAGTCTCATTGCCAAGTTCCCGACGGTTATTGCTTATGCATACCATAATTATGTCCACCAGTTTAAAGGAGCCACACTTTCCATTCGTCACCCAAAGCGAGAATTGACTACAGCTGAGAATCTGCTATACCTATTGAAAGGCTCCGGAAATTATACCGCTCTCGATGCTGATGTGCTTGACCTGGCATTGGTGCTGCACGCCGAACACGGCGGTGGTAATAACTCGACCTTTACCATAAGGGTGACCAGTTCCTCGGGAACAGATACATACTCATCAGTTGCATCGGCAATTGCATCCTTAAAAGGCCCTTTACACGGAGGTGCTAATCTCGAAGTTATGAAAATGATGGATCACTTAAAGAAGGAGATACATGATTGGAAAGACGAGGAAGAGATTAAGAGTTACCTGATGCGTATCCTGAGAAAAGAAGCATACAATGGCACTGGTAAGATTTATGGTATCGGACATGCTGTTTATACTGTTTCGGACCCCCGGGCCGTACTACTTAAAGAAAAAGCCAGGGAGCTGGCTATAGAGAAAGGTTTGACTGAAGAGTTTGACTTCTACGAACGTATAGAGCTCTTGGGAATTCAGACTTTTATGGAGTATAAAGGAGCCAAAGTCAACAAAACCGTATGTGCCAATGTAGACTTTTACTCGGGATTTGTTTACTCAATGATTGGACTACCAAAGGAAATCTACACTCCGTTGTTCGCCATGTCGCGTATGGCTGGTTGGACTGCTCATCGCATAGAGGAGCTGAACTTCGAACAGCGGCGTATTATCCGCCCGGCTTACAAAAATGTCATGGACCCCAGAACCTATCAACCTTTGCTGGAACGGAAATAA
- a CDS encoding lamin tail domain-containing protein — MTNLFSATLFFENFESGQLDSWRTCQSWALDSQQVVDGDYSLRHFVFGRGGESYVSHPLEPIDLNAGNFSWEVTLSNGDWAPAGDEAFGFWLCADTTELSVASGYMAGVNLMTKDNRLTLVRFQNGKPVEEILKTRMVWDEGKTVTLKISHSPQGIWHLSYRDKSRSSGSAEYEEVEETPSLTMQATGAYFRFTAAHSGQFWLDDISIDFENTSPYVRSVTAVSPQEIKVQFSEKMMDEALSLQKYTLTSNQGSLMNIRHIRSERFYPASVFLEMELPTDWNLKLAVGSLSDEQGTLTNDTTIVFPFALPAQVGAVVFTEVMADPSPSQGLPEAEFIELFNNSGFPAKMEGWKLHIDDSKKELPPFIMAPQSYILLVGTGDSTLLSDYGTVYEIPGLSLRNSEFGLSLVSDKGVLMDSMYYDHNFFEAEKQDGGWSLERIDLNRLCGPSGNWLASLAVAGGTPGLVNSMQQANPDEIPPQVLGIRVESGQQLSVWFSESLSALPNISFPGKDFHVDSLQVSNNKLIEFFFPEETFQEGNSYTLHLSAFADECGNQTTGGDYDFAYRFLQPGELMLSEVLFNPFPEEVDFVELYNPGPNVVDLGGLSLATRDDSLALKQVSLISDAPRNLEAGEYVALAINADVVKSQYFTECPDCFLTMNEFPSLPDDAGRVVLLNRRMEILEEFSYDHAMHHPLIADESGVSLERKSFSRDVNERENWHSAAATAGFATPGYANSSMVKDESVAEWLKIEPKIFSPNDDGYNDRLIIHLSPGESGWLANIRIFDTAGREIRRLSNNELLASASELVWDGRKDNQQLAELGIYIIAIEAFNNSGQTRYFRKTCVLTDRIE, encoded by the coding sequence TTGACCAATCTATTCTCTGCAACTTTATTTTTCGAAAACTTCGAAAGCGGGCAGCTTGATAGCTGGAGAACCTGTCAAAGCTGGGCACTGGATAGTCAGCAAGTGGTCGACGGAGACTACTCGTTGCGCCATTTTGTGTTTGGTCGGGGTGGAGAAAGTTATGTCAGTCATCCCCTTGAGCCGATCGATCTAAATGCCGGAAATTTCAGCTGGGAGGTAACGCTTTCGAATGGCGACTGGGCTCCTGCTGGCGATGAAGCTTTCGGCTTTTGGCTTTGCGCCGACACGACAGAACTGTCAGTGGCTTCAGGCTATATGGCTGGTGTTAACCTGATGACCAAAGACAACCGCCTGACGCTGGTTCGGTTTCAAAACGGGAAGCCGGTTGAGGAAATTCTAAAAACACGGATGGTCTGGGACGAGGGAAAGACGGTAACGCTGAAAATTTCTCATTCACCACAAGGTATCTGGCATTTATCCTACCGGGATAAAAGTCGCAGTAGCGGGTCGGCAGAATATGAAGAAGTGGAAGAAACTCCCTCGTTAACCATGCAGGCGACCGGTGCTTATTTCCGGTTCACCGCGGCACACAGCGGGCAATTCTGGCTGGACGATATCTCCATCGATTTTGAGAATACATCTCCGTATGTTCGGAGTGTCACGGCTGTCTCACCACAGGAAATCAAGGTACAGTTTTCCGAGAAGATGATGGATGAAGCGCTTTCTCTGCAAAAGTACACGTTAACTAGCAATCAGGGAAGCCTGATGAATATCCGGCACATCCGGTCGGAGCGGTTTTATCCGGCCTCCGTTTTTCTGGAAATGGAACTGCCGACGGATTGGAACCTGAAATTAGCGGTTGGTTCTCTTTCTGATGAGCAAGGTACGCTTACGAATGATACCACTATCGTTTTTCCGTTCGCCTTGCCAGCCCAGGTTGGTGCCGTCGTTTTCACGGAAGTAATGGCCGATCCGTCGCCGTCGCAGGGATTGCCGGAGGCAGAGTTTATTGAACTATTCAATAATAGTGGATTTCCTGCAAAAATGGAAGGTTGGAAGCTTCACATCGATGACTCGAAAAAAGAGTTGCCTCCATTCATCATGGCTCCCCAAAGCTATATTTTGTTGGTTGGAACCGGCGACAGCACGTTGTTGAGTGATTATGGAACGGTGTATGAAATTCCCGGCCTGTCGTTGCGAAATAGTGAATTCGGGTTATCTCTTGTATCGGATAAAGGAGTTCTGATGGATTCGATGTATTACGACCATAATTTTTTTGAGGCGGAAAAGCAGGATGGTGGTTGGTCGCTGGAAAGAATCGATCTCAACCGGTTGTGTGGTCCCTCCGGAAACTGGCTGGCTTCGTTGGCCGTGGCAGGCGGAACGCCGGGATTAGTTAATTCAATGCAGCAGGCCAACCCGGATGAAATTCCGCCTCAGGTGTTGGGCATTCGGGTAGAATCCGGTCAACAACTTTCGGTCTGGTTCAGTGAGTCGCTTTCGGCTTTGCCGAATATTTCTTTTCCCGGAAAGGATTTTCACGTTGACAGTTTGCAAGTTTCAAATAATAAACTCATAGAATTTTTCTTCCCGGAAGAAACATTTCAGGAGGGGAATTCCTATACACTTCATCTTTCTGCTTTCGCAGATGAATGCGGAAATCAAACGACGGGCGGTGATTATGATTTTGCCTACCGGTTTCTGCAGCCTGGAGAACTTATGTTGAGTGAAGTTTTATTCAATCCGTTCCCGGAAGAGGTTGATTTTGTAGAACTGTACAATCCCGGCCCGAACGTGGTCGATTTGGGAGGGCTCAGTTTAGCAACCCGGGATGATTCATTGGCTTTAAAGCAGGTTTCGTTGATCTCGGATGCACCACGAAATCTGGAGGCCGGGGAGTATGTTGCTCTTGCGATCAATGCGGATGTAGTAAAGAGCCAATACTTCACCGAGTGTCCGGATTGTTTTCTCACAATGAACGAGTTCCCTTCTCTTCCGGATGATGCCGGGAGAGTGGTGTTGCTGAACCGAAGAATGGAGATTCTGGAGGAATTCAGTTATGATCATGCGATGCATCATCCCCTGATTGCAGATGAATCGGGTGTTTCGCTGGAGCGGAAAAGTTTTTCACGGGACGTAAACGAAAGAGAGAACTGGCATTCAGCGGCGGCAACAGCCGGGTTCGCTACACCGGGATATGCCAATTCATCGATGGTAAAGGATGAGTCGGTTGCTGAATGGCTGAAGATTGAACCCAAAATCTTCTCCCCAAACGATGATGGATATAACGATCGGTTGATCATTCACCTTTCTCCGGGAGAATCGGGATGGCTGGCCAATATCCGGATATTTGATACCGCCGGTCGCGAAATCCGCCGACTAAGTAATAATGAACTACTGGCTTCTGCCAGTGAATTGGTTTGGGATGGGCGAAAGGATAACCAGCAACTGGCTGAACTGGGGATATACATCATTGCCATCGAAGCGTTCAATAATTCCGGGCAAACCAGATACTTCCGAAAAACCTGTGTACTAACCGATCGCATCGAATGA
- a CDS encoding DUF362 domain-containing protein gives MKRRDFIRSSVGAGVATGAALSLGGANSLLAAEAETDVDLVAIRGGEPDVMFDKGIAALGGMSRFVKPGQRVLVKPNIGWDRTPERAGNTNPKLVKRIIEHCLEAGAKEVLVFDHTCHEWSKCYQHSGIEQAVAEAGGKMVPGNSEKYYKQVNVKGGVKLKQTDVHELMLDTDVFINVPILKNHSSSRATIAMKNLMGCVWDRGYYHKNDLHQCIADFLHFRKPDLNVVDAYRMMKQNGPVGVSLDDVVTLKSQLISTDIVAADAAAAKFLGMDPAKINHIKIAAEAGFGTMDLSKLNIKRIVV, from the coding sequence ATGAAGCGCAGAGATTTCATTCGATCAAGTGTGGGCGCCGGCGTAGCAACCGGGGCGGCCCTGAGTTTAGGCGGAGCCAACAGCTTGCTGGCGGCTGAGGCTGAGACTGATGTTGACCTTGTGGCCATTCGTGGGGGAGAGCCTGACGTGATGTTCGACAAGGGAATTGCTGCACTGGGAGGAATGTCCCGTTTTGTAAAACCCGGACAACGTGTACTGGTGAAACCAAATATTGGCTGGGACCGGACACCGGAAAGAGCCGGAAACACCAACCCAAAACTGGTGAAGCGTATCATTGAACACTGTCTGGAAGCCGGTGCAAAGGAGGTATTGGTATTCGACCATACCTGTCACGAATGGTCTAAGTGTTATCAACACTCCGGAATTGAGCAGGCAGTAGCTGAAGCCGGAGGAAAAATGGTTCCCGGAAACAGCGAGAAATACTATAAGCAGGTAAATGTCAAAGGTGGGGTGAAGTTGAAGCAGACCGATGTTCACGAGTTGATGCTTGATACCGATGTGTTTATCAATGTTCCAATCTTGAAAAATCACAGTTCGTCCAGGGCGACAATCGCCATGAAGAACCTCATGGGATGCGTTTGGGATCGGGGGTATTACCACAAGAACGATCTGCACCAATGCATCGCTGACTTCCTGCATTTCCGTAAACCCGATTTGAATGTGGTGGATGCCTACCGCATGATGAAGCAGAATGGACCTGTAGGTGTTTCGCTGGATGATGTGGTGACATTGAAGAGTCAGTTAATTTCCACAGACATTGTAGCAGCCGATGCAGCTGCCGCGAAATTTCTGGGCATGGATCCGGCTAAAATTAATCACATTAAAATTGCTGCCGAAGCGGGTTTCGGAACCATGGACCTGAGTAAGCTGAATATTAAACGCATTGTCGTGTGA